The following nucleotide sequence is from Scleropages formosus chromosome 4, fSclFor1.1, whole genome shotgun sequence.
aatgttaagattacaattattacaagcttataattatttaccaatttattcagatgggtaattttcctggcacaaatttagggtaaataccttacccaagagtactacagccagagatggggatcgaacctgtaacatctggatccaaagacagtagctcactacgctaccagctgttacCGAACCCTTGAATGTGTAAAATTGAAAGTGCTGCAACACAAGACTTTAGTCATCCTAGCACTGAGGGACTATGTTTCCCAGTTCActgcagctgaaaataaaaattgggcaaaaaatattacatactAAGAATAAGCTATTTTGATGTACCACTCTTTCAGAGAGACTTGGTAGAGATTTTACTGTAGAGAAAAAGACAATCTCCCTTTAAAGTTCATCAGGTACTCATGACATATGTGGGCTTGATATGAATCATAAGTCTGCCAATATAATGGCTCAATTTTGCACTGAATATTTGATACAAATTATTTATGGTTCTATTTAATGATACATCACAGTTGTTTCTGGCATATTTCAAGTTGAGGAATACATGAAGCTCCACACCCCATCTAGTCTGGAGGTTATACCAGTTTTGTCAACCTGTCATCTATTCTACAGTAGCAGCATATACATCAGGTACAGAAGTGGAACATTTTGCGCTGCAATGCTCGAGAAACTTATGTTATGCaaactttgtttttacaaaacTAGGCTCCCAGAAAGCCAGCAGAAGACTgaagggaaaaacaaattaatgtaacaTCACAAGAAACAAACCAACCCTGATTACAATAAGGGCAATGCTTCACTCATAAGCGCAAACTGCACGCTATAAAAGTAATTTGTCCAGTTTTTCtaccattgtattttttaatttagctgatttaactaacaatattaagttacctacagttatttacccacttatacaacaatttttacaggagcaattgaGGGTGAGTACCTTTCTGAAGattccaaagcagcagctttatccactacactatcagctaccCCTAACttcttatgtaaaataatgacaaGATTTATAGCACTTTTAAAGCTGCTCAGAAAGTGTAGAGGTAAGTTTCTTCATTAGGTATGTTTTAATTCACCAttacaggggcagcaggtattGCAGCAGTGAGTATTCCTTTATAATATGAAGGCCCATGGTTCAAACCAaaatcctgctgttgtacctttacCACAGGTAGACAATTAAGTGATAGAGTAAGAATAATgtactttataaatgggtaaaccattacAAAGCTGATCAACAATGCAGGTCATCTTAAAGAAGCCTGTGAGATAAGGGTAAAGAAAAATCTAGCTGCAATTAAAATGAGCAGTGAAGcacaatgtaaatattaactgtTTAATGCAATGTCCATGCTGAAATTACATGGCATCACAAGCACTGTTAACCTCAAGATTGtttgttcaagtcccactcatGTTtactgctgcaggacccttaaGCAAAGGCTCTGTCCAGAACAACCAACCAATCTCAATAACCTCTTGTACAGAGCAGAGTCGCGGTGagttggagcctatcccggagacattagcgcaaggctgaaaggggtggggggcacaccccggacgggacgccagtccatcgcagggccacaactaggtacccagcCAGAtgaggtactggagcaattgcagagcaagcaccttcctcaagggcaccACCTCCAaaggcagggattgaaccagcaaccgTCAGAGCAAAGGCAGCCGTCCAACATGACGATTTGTCCAGAACAAATACCCAGCAATATCATATGGGTTAAAATACCACACgcttcagataaaaaaaaagtttcagccaACTTAAGGCACAGAATAGAAGAAGGTGTACAACTGAAGCTATTATACAGTTGTTTACACCATGGCCGTCCATGGTCCATTAGCAATTACTCATAATCTGTTAAGCTACTGCGGGCAGCACCTGCAGTGCACTGACACGTGGAAAAGTTAACGTTGTTCTGTCATATCGCATTTGCGCAAGAAACTGTTGAACATGTCATTTAGCCGCTTCCACCACAGCTCCTGACACGTGCGTGAGCGAGGtgagcaccaccaccaccagcacaaCCTCAGCGACAAGTGTATTCATATTGCACTGCTACCGGATCATGCGAACACGTCAGTGACGGGACTGTTCATCTTCCGACAACTTTATGGacactagtagtagtagtacagCTTGCTGCCGTTACTAAGTAAGCTTCGCACCGCTTTATGAACACACAGAACAGTCGTTCAATGCGGCGCGTTAGTGCAGCGAGTGACTGCGCCGCAGCAGGAAGTACCACGTCAACCAGCCGGAGTGTCCGGCGCTGCAATGATGAATGGCGGCGGCCGGGTTACCTCTGGACGCAGACAGAATCATATCGGGAAACTGAGGGGTGGTCGCGATTTGGGTGACCCAGCCATTGTGGCCCTTCAGGGTCCCCCTCACTGTCATCTGTTCGGTCATTTTGGCGACGGAACAAGGTGCCTTTCAGGGACGATGGGGTCGGATAGAGTCGGAGGACTGCGTCCGCCCTGCTCCTCTTACATTCAGGCAAAAGGAAAGAGAGAGGCAATCGGCCGGAAGTAAGAAAACGGAAGTGTGGCACCTAAAACGTTTatgttgcattctgggtaagAACAGTCATGTGACGTGGGTGGGAAGTTGTCACCTTTGCTCTGTTCGTAAAGTAGAAAGGGGGATGTTCTTTGGTTTGCATATGTTAACATTTTGCATATTAACacaaatgatattttattttaaattgcatccCATAATACATggatatttacctttatttagaTTTGTAGGAAAAATAAGAATCTTGCAAATGAACACTGCAAAAGATGGAGTCACAGCCTTTTAAAAAGGTTgatcaaaaaatttaaaattcttatGCAATGAGCAACACACACCAGAATTCAGACATAAAATACTTCAAAAAAGAgctaaaattttatttttaaaatatgatatTATACAAGTGCTGGCTAAACACAAAACCTGgatgtttattaaaatgttgaaatgaccTTCATAAACTTAAGTATCCTAGACctaaaagtcatttaaaataagCCCTTCACCAAATacaaatacaggcagtccttgGATTACAAGCGTCTGtatttaagtcgaatttgtacgtaTATtacttaataaatgtaactacagtatttgtaatagagagagagagacatcggGACGGAGCCTtttttacatgctccattattgTGGCTTTGTCCTTTCAAATTGTCCCGATCGTTGACCGACTGTAGCCaaacgcttttccaatgttccttggcgtttcacctttttccgatttattatttccactttagtttcatcgtgatagttttccttttctttgatggatcaccatcacttgcatctcATTGACACTTTTGGTGCCATAGTTACGagggtgaaaacaaaaataattcaaacCAAATACGGTAACACGGGAAGGAAATCTTAGTCCTACCTCGGGATCGCGGGCCGACGAATCGTTATagacgcaatgttttgatgcgtgtagcaaagtagcgcctgtttgttattacgaaccattgtgtatacagtaactcaaatttttaatataggctttacggggggggggggggggtggttcgtaactacaggtaGTATGTAAGTCAGATGTTTGTAACCCAGAGACTGCTTGTACACTGTAAAAGGACCCCGGAGATTCATTTAACCTGTTTTcaactttttctttctcccatTTCACTGAACAACATGTTATGTAAAGTGTATGTATTGTGCTTTCTGTGTGATTCTACTGTAATAAGCTCAGAATTGCAATACTGTCCTGCGTGAAAACATCTGTTAGACTGAACTGAATCACTGACCGAGGAACCGAAAAGACCCTGCTgtggctgtgtctgtgtgtagctTGTAACTTATTTAAGAATACAGTGTTAGTGTAGCCTGGGACATATTTCTTTAGCAacataacaaaaaatgaaacaatattttagACAACATGGTAAGTTTCACTTCATTACAGTTTGCACAGCCGCCCATTCAAAATGTTGGCGGTAGTGTGCGAAACACTGCTCGCTTAGCAAATAACCAATATTACAAAGGCTTCCATTTAATATAGAAATATTCGTATCATTTCAGCCTGTCCATTCTTACCTAGACAAAAAAGCAATCTTTAAATTCAGAGTTAAAACATatagaacagaataaaaatatggcTAATAAAGACATGTTTGTTTCCACTCAAAAACCATGTTggaaaacacaggacagaagtTTGGAATGACAAGATAATGAGAACAGTCCTGAGATACTTTAATGTCCACCTCTTTACAGAGCAGAGACTTGCATCACATGACTCATACTGTAATCCAAATGCCAGAGTTTCACCAAAACTGTGGAATCTTAATAATGAGCTAATCAGTTTGGGggcatcattttatttatattacacaAACTATATTTTCAGAGTGACACATGCATAGTGAAACTGACAATCTGTTAAACAACATGACAGCTTGACTGAGTCTtggtatgtaaaaaaaaatatcaaaataagaGTTTTACTGTATAGCAACGTTAACTTTAGTGTAAGAAGTATTGCTGTTATATCAATTTACAttatagaataaaataaaagaagttGATATACTAAAACAATGGACATCAAAATCATGTTTATTACACTTACACACTTCACATTTTCTCGTTGCTCTCATTTCAGATACAAACCATAAAAAAACACGAAAATTCTTCTATATAAAAAAGAGACAATGTAACTGAAAATTGTCAATGTTTGAAGAACAATCATGCTCATAGTACTCGTTGCCTTTCTGATACATTTAACAATTATTCAGTTTTGACAGTTATAGATTTCAAATCTAAAGTCTCAGATTTTTGAGGGCAACTAACACTGTTGAGCAAGTAGATGCTGGTCGGTATTTTCTGACCAGTcaaattaattgattaattagtTTAATTAATCATAGCCTTCTGTCTCTTCCCACACAGGTTGTCATGTTTGCATCGGAGCCTTATTTTAATATTGGCTCCTTTCTTGAAAGCAGAAAAGGATTAAATAAGTCAGAGtgataaaatatgtaaacagtTGGCCAAGACCAGAAGTTCCACACACTCTCCTGTCATCCGTTCTGTCTTCTAAGCAGGTAAGTTGTCAGTTGTGTAAATAAGATAAGAAACGATTAGCAGCAACTTTAAGAACTGAGATAGTAGACGTCCCACTACATTTTCCTGAATCCCGTGCATTTCATGTTTCTAGACACCTTTACTAATGCATTATTACAAATGTCTTTGTTCAAATTATAACTCTTCAACACTGATAATAAGACGATAATAACAGTGTccattaatacaaaaaacaatatattaaataGAAAAGAAACTTTGTAAGGAAATATTACAAAACTCgaaatcatttattttacagataTTCACCGTCAATATGTACAGATCTGAAGTTTGGCTGTTTGTGAAGTTTGGAATGTCACTGCAAGAGAACATCAGAGATTTGTCAGTACAACCATGGATCAAGTATTTTTCCCCATGTATCCAAGCAATTTATCACTAGGACTGATCAGTCACTCCACCAATTATCCGCTCACCCTATGTATGCTTTCTAGTgtcaaataataaaatgacagtaaCCTGTGACTAATGAGGAAAAACTGGCAATGAAGTCTCAAAAAAATCCTTATTTATTCTACGACTACTGACCTTATGCCAACACCCTGGTATAGGTAGTCCATCATGGCCCtgtagattaaaaataaatacggGTTACCTGTTTAGGGAATACTTGTATGCTTGGGATGAATGTACTACGTATTCAGGTTGAGGGCAGATGAAAGAATTTTGAGATGATAAATCACAGATATTTATCAGTAACCACAGGAATCCTGGAATAGATGTGCAATGGGACTGAGACAGTGTACAGTAACAAACACAACTTAATATTGCTTAATAATGCTCTGTAGTCCAGGCAACTGGTACAAACTGCCAGTTTAAAATATTCTATTGCAAATATATGATTAAGCATGTCTACTAGTATTTGGTAGCAGCCAGCTAGATGGAGACCAGTTGTGTTCCTCATGATCTTCTGCAAAGAAAAATCTTATTCTTAATCTTAGATGCTGCAACATGGCCAAGGAAAGAAATCATTGCATGAATGCAATGGACATGTCTTTCTGAAGCTTGACACGTGCACAACAGTAGAAGTGCTAGGCTCACAGAAGGAAGACGCACATAAAGCAGGGTACACGACGGTCGTTATTCAGAGATGAAGAACAATGAGATGACGCACCACAGGACAAGGCTGGTCCAGTCCAGGTGGTCCCTGCTCCCCCTTCTGTCCCTTCAGGCCTCTCTTGCCCACAGCACCTCGATCCCCCTGCGCCAGATCATGAAGATGCTCATAGATATATAGTACCCCCCAGTCCCTCCTCCCCACCACAGCAGTGTGCTTTATTTTAACTTACTGTGTCGCTTGGCCGCTTTTGTCTAAAGTCAATGACTTATAATTCCACCCGTGTACATCGCTGTTTTTCAccagctcaagggtactacatcaggGGCCCTTCTGCAGctggaaccaacaacctttgggttgCACTACAGTAACTTGCTACTACACTTGTGTAACCATTGATGTAATGATTATGAGTCTCAACGAAGGTTACGGTAAATCTAACACACAACAGCGTTCCATGTGAACAACAATTGGAAGATGGGCCCACCTTTTCTCCTTTGTCCCCCCGGTTGCCTTTTTCTCCCATCAGCCCTGGGAAACCCTGTTGTGATAGAATATGTAAgagaaaaatgtgcattaaGTTGGTCGCTGGCAGGTAACCAAGCCTACGAGAAAGAATGGGCAAGAATGTAATGCACCAGTCTGTACTCACATCCAACCCTGGCTCACCCATCTTTCCCTGCAAACCAGAATGCAAATGATCAGATCCCTGGTGGAGTGAGCTGGGACCCAAAAACCCTCCACTTAATTTACACCAGTCCCTGACAGGCTAACTGCATGTACACACCTTCTCGCCTTTGGTGCCTGGCAGGCCGATCAGCCCCACAGGACCTGGAAGACCCTGTGAGTCCAGCAAGAGGAGACAGCAGTGGACATCTTGACAACAGGACAACGATTGCAAACATTTCAAACGATAACTGCATTTCACCAAGACGATGTCTCAAAATTATATGGAGGCGCAGCAGGCAGcgcaggtgcctcacagcacatAGGCTGCACAGTTGGACATttgtttgatccccgctcagtccatgtggaggtTGGATGGGCTCCCTGGATTCGTGCGGGTTTCCTCTAGGTTCTCTGGTTTCATCCCGAAGCGGGTCCACTCGAAAATCACTTTTCTTTATGCTCATGGGAATTTAATTATAAGAACTTCTTGTAAAATAAGAAATGTGcagccatctgtgtgtgtgggtgtgtgaggcGAGGAGAGGCTCACCCGAATCCCAGGGGGACCCCTGTCACCTGGATCTCCCTTCTCTCCTCTGATCACCTGGCCTGGCTCACCCTGCTCAGACGTGGCAGGTGACAACAAAGGTGTTCTTTTAAAAAGCTTCAGCCGTGATCAGTTTTCCTTTTTCGCTGTCTTTTGTTACcaatgtattttcatattttcaaggAATGCAAACATGGTTTGGCAAATCGATGCTGCTTAAAACGTCAAGTGCAGTTTAAGAATAAACAACctgttttcatgcttttttaaaatctaaaacaTTTGGTTAGCAACAGTTGatataatgtgaaaataaaagtgtttattATAGTAAGTGAAACGAGCGTTAAGTTGTATTTGCTCAGAGTAACTGCTCTAGGACCGAGGACTTGGTCCACTGTCTACTGCACATACTGATAGATGCGCTCATCACACTTCCATACAGAGGGCAGCTTCGAAAAAGCTCACCTTCATGCCAGGCAGCCCACGATATCcctgaaatataaaaaacataaatatttttgtcatgttgttgctttcatttaatgtcattttcccactcaaactcaGTTATTGGCTTAGAGAAAACTAAGATACATTTTAAACTAAACTTAAATATCATCATTCTAGTTAGAATTATGGTATTCATtcatatatgtaaaaaatatgtaatgaaaaaattttgcaaaaaactaatacatttattaatttacattaacatattaataaaaagaacTAAACAAAGCATTGATATTGTAACAGAATAATTTCAACTTTTCATATCATTTTAAAGGAATATCaggaaacatttcactttttcacttatAAAAGACCTAAAGCACATCTGTTCTTTCACACTTACCATGGGACCCTGTGGTCCAGGTGGTCCGGGAAGACCTGGTGGCCCAGGCTGAAATATAATCTGTGCCTAAAATAGGTCACGAGTTAATGGgttttaaaatacagaatgtGCTTTGAAGGCAACTTAATGTTTTATGTGAAGAATATTACAATAATTCTTTACCACAgtttacacattacacaaggGCTGccattgattatttttttctgatatttatttgattgttaTATTATTTGCTCAGAGGTCACCACATTAGAGATTTTTCTTTTAGACTGACCAAATTATCTTCCAAATTACTATCTCCCTTTTCCCCCTTTTGTCCATTGTCTCCCTGATGGAAAAGAagatagaaaaataaacacaggtcAGCAAACTTCCCTTCAGCAGATGGTAATACAGTGCCCCACAAATTCcactttcaaaattaaaactcTGATTTCCAAACGTGAGTCTTTTTCAGAGTCAAGTCTGAGTTTCGAAATGACAATATATTCAAATTAAGCCGTTCAAAAAATAAGCTGTTCTGAAAAGAAAGGTGTctttcgggtgctctggtttcctcccacagtccaaagacatgtgtttctgggGAACTAGTGACTCCGAACTGCCCGCAGTGAGGGTGTTAATTCGatctgatgtatagatgagtgaatcattgtagggagtttagtgtagtgtaccTGGCgttgaaagtcaccttggagaaaggtgttgcATAAATACTACAGAGTGCAGCTGCTCCCTGACTTATGAACTTAATAGGGAGTAAGAATTCATTTTTTACTCAAAAGGGTCAACAAGAACGTATTCATCGGGTATTCCAGACTGATTCTGAGCatctctgttttcagttttggctgTTAAGAGTCCCCTGGCAGGAGTATCAATGGCACGGCATACAtaataaagccaaataaagAACCAAACCAGTGTGCTGGTGCTCACTGTCAGCTCCTCGATCCCATATCTTACCCTACACGTTGTACAAAATTCCCTAACACCCAATAGAAGCATAGTAGtaagaaatgaaagcataattatgaaaaatgtaaaaagcaacGAAGGTTGCTAGTTATTTACCATGAAGCACAGGCAACTCCGCATGAACTGGGAGCCAAAGTTATCGCACGAAGGTGGAGGATgacagggagctggagcttcACCGACACCTCGAAAGCGGTACATGTGGAAGCCACAGGATCATCTACGGTTTATTCACCCTCTGTTGGCTTCTCTTCCACCCTCCCCACTCTTAAAAAAGCTGTAGACGGCGCTCACTATTGTTATTTTTTGCGCATCGGGTGACGCTTtggcacacagtctgaactggtACACTGTATGTGTCCTACACACAAGCAAAGACACGACGCTAGCCGTGAATTCATTCATCGTCACCACGTCATCATCAGCCTCTTACGTAAGGCGGGACGCCGCAGGTGCCTCTCAAGTTTGCGGAAAACTCGACTCAACGAACGGATCTACGGTTTAAACCAGGACTGCTCTTCGTAGGACTTCAGTAAGAGGCAAGAGTTCAATGATTGCTGTTGAATAGGTGCAAATAAAATTCCCACCTTGGGCCCTTGTTCTCCTGGGGGTCCTGGGGGGCCCTGTGAGAGGACACAAGAAGACACAAAAATCAAAAGGCCATTCGTCCATCCTCAAAATTTAGTGTCCAGGCTGAAGTGGGACaactgatagcatagtggttagatcagctgcctttagaccccaaggttgcaggtttgagctttacctccagctgtagttcccttgagcatggtacttaccctgaattgctccagtaaaattacccagctgtataaatgggtaaataattgtaaccttaatattgtaagttgctttggagaaaagtgtcagctaaatgaataaatgcaagtgttcTGCTGAACCCATAGGGGATGATGGCTTTCCCCATGTGATCACACACCTCTTAGCACTCAAGCACAAACGAACCACACTCTCCCAAGAGGGGAAAACCTCAGCTCACCTGGAAAGCCTCATCACTTGGAACCTTGCACTCCCCCAGTTGACCCTTCTCGCCAGGTGAGCCCTGTCCCAAGAAAGGAGCCAAAAACGTGAAGGCAAAATTACAGGTTGTTTAAAGCTTTAACGTTTTGTCCGGTTATTCCACATACTGTACGGATCCATGCAGCCCTCCACCCAGACATGTAAAGTCTGGGGTAAAACCCTTTACCAAAGTCACTGAAATTGTTAATATAGTCATTGACTGGCATAATAGTGTACTGACAGTTTTACCCAGAAGAATCTCAACGTACGAACACTGATATGGGCTGTTTCAaaagtagacaaaaaaaaaaaaacaatcattctGTATTTCAAGTGAGACATTtgaaggttttttaaaaaaacatttaaaaattttttagtGCTGAGTTTTAACATTACATtagcatgtatttattttgcagacacttttctccaaagcgacggtACAttccatagaaaatacaatgtgttcattacgttaggagaaagagacacttagatgcagacgcgtgattcttacataaagttagtttgtttctatcCACTAAATGTACCAATGctcatcacgagtagctgcataaaactcggAAGAGACGACTCCTGatcaccctttttttttgttttgttgagatacacaaacatttacgtacaatacaggagtagcggttgtgtaaaggcttatctgggcatgatcataaagttatggtgcatgaacatttacactttacatgagcttaagatatcgaatttattaaatattaatattaaatatttaatgttaattaagTTAAGATGTGTGGTATAATGACTCACTCTGTCCCCTTGAGGGCCTCTTTGTCCAGTTTCCCCTTTATCTCCCTGGAAGAGAaagtaaacattattattattattattattattattattattatagtccAATgcatcttacagttatttattcttACGGTATTGATATTCTTATTACCCTGTTCAATAAGTTTCACTTTCAGACAACCTCAATTCAATGTCCGTGCACATTACTGCAGACACGTATTTAACGTGACACAAATCACTGGTGCGCCGCCAACGTGCCTCTAATGCTTCAAATACTCAGCATCGTTCAGTTTCCTTATGTGTTTATCCCTGCATTGATAACATGTGTGAGGTTACAGTGATGTGAGGGTTCAGGTTCCCATAATCTTTTGTATTCCTTATTCTTCTTGGATGCTGCGATCCCATC
It contains:
- the LOC108934350 gene encoding collagen alpha-1(XXIII) chain-like, with amino-acid sequence MGYRGLPGMKGEPGQVIRGEKGDPGDRGPPGIRGLPGPVGLIGLPGTKGEKGKMGEPGLDGFPGLMGEKGNRGDKGEKGDRGAVGKRGLKGQKGEQGPPGLDQPCPVGHDGLPIPGCWHK